A single region of the Zonotrichia albicollis isolate bZonAlb1 chromosome 16, bZonAlb1.hap1, whole genome shotgun sequence genome encodes:
- the LITAFD gene encoding lITAF domain-containing protein: MAAEKQRPQVPMVMYEPHPERFPEPSAPPLGQDGGYEYPSPPPYSYRETTIVEEPVYLVSQPPIIVAGIFSSKPTSTICPSCRQHITTQVTYRLGKLSYLLCTSLCMVGCCFGCCFVPLFIKLFKDADHYCPYCQFHIYRYKRL; encoded by the exons ATGGCGGCGGAGAAGCAGCGGCCGCAGGTGCCCATGGTGATGTACGAGCCGCACCCCGAGCGGTTCCCGGAGCCCTCGGCGCCGCCGCTGGGCCAGGACG GGGGCTATGAGTATCCTTCTCCCCCACCCTACTCGTACCGAGAGACCACCATCGTGGAGGAGCCCG tTTATTTGGTGTCCCAGCCTCCCATCATCGTGGCAGGGATCTTCTCCAGCAAACCAACATCCACAATCTGTCCCTCGTGCCGCCAGCACATCACCACCCAGGTCACCTACAGACTGGGCAAGCTGTCCTACCTCCTGTGCACCAGCCTGTGCATGGTTGG GTGCTGCTTCGGGTGCTGCTTCGTCCCTCTCTTCATCAAGCTCTTCAAGGATGCAGATCATTACTGCCCATACTGCCAATTTCACATTTATAGATACAAAAGACTATAG